One genomic window of Arvicanthis niloticus isolate mArvNil1 chromosome 24, mArvNil1.pat.X, whole genome shotgun sequence includes the following:
- the LOC143437941 gene encoding uncharacterized protein LOC143437941, with translation MSVVDVIVAFLVDVIMVVKKVLAPDMEVECGSPDVAAVNVLVVTGVGVESTVVSREWEKVGAEGTLPVWLVPVRPAERDKEDADVTGRLVANGLEWFPVPEGVAVLLGVVCVVSKFWGLEREGMSVVWAVDVRELSWVVGMSVVTSGTVLLAEEVARAVTGMVERSMVDKVTVSVTLEVVRLVEILSVEYMLEVVELEVRNGVWVATVTRCVVDVLTASEVGSEGQVDMREVSGASVSVKEEGEEISDVNTASVKELKSVA, from the coding sequence ATGTCTGTGGTAGACGTCATTGTGGCTTTTCTAGTGGATGTCATAATGGTGGTGAAGAAGGTTCTAGCCCCTGATATGGAAGTAGAGTGTGGTTCCCCAGATGTGGCTGCCGTGAATGTGTTGGTGGTCACGGGTGTTGGGGTAGAGTCAACTGTTGTGTCGAGAGAATGGGAGAAGGTTGGAGCTGAGGGTACACTACCTGTCTGGCTGGTTCCGGTCCGGCCGGCAGAGAGGGACAAGGAAGATGCAGATGTGACCGGAAGGCTTGTGGCAAACGGACTTGAGTGGTTTCCAGTGCCTGAGGGTGTAGCTGTCCTACTGGGTGTGGTATGCGTTGTTTCCAAGTTCTGGGGGCTTGAAAGAGAAGGGATGAGTGTGGTGTGGGCTGTTGACGTGAGAGAACTTTCGTGGGTTGTGGGGATGTCTGTTGTGACCAGCGGGACAGTGTTGCTTGCAGAGGAGGTGGCACGAGCTGTCACTGGAATGGTGGAGAGGTCCATGGTAGATAAAGTCACTGTGTCCGTCACACTGGAAGTGGTAAGACTTGTGGAGATCCTCTCCGTGGAGTACATGTTAGAGGTTGTGGAGCTGGAAGTGAGAAATGGGGTCTGGGTGGCCACGGTGACCAGATGTGTGGTAGATGTCCTGACTGCTTCTGAGGTGGGTAGTGAAGGCCAGGTGGACATGAGAGAAGTGTCAGGAGCCAGCGTGTctgtgaaggaggaaggagaggagatcTCCGATGTCAACACGGCATCAGTTAAAGAGCTGAAGTCGGTGGCCTGA